The Actinomadura sp. WMMB 499 genome includes a window with the following:
- a CDS encoding FadR/GntR family transcriptional regulator, translated as MPLGPLRPSPLVEQAAQRLRAQIADGTWPVGARLPGETTLARELGVGRSTVREALRALAGAGLVQARQGAGVFVLATEPEEDWRARLRRASVADVYEIREMIEGRATELAAVRRTDADLAAIDRALAARDAARPADAAAGPQVEAFIDADIALHAAIVRAAHNPILTDLFAEFVPVLREGLLELASFVDVRRHDLDHGRDAHAALVEAVRDRDPAAAARIIAAELEQTLTGLRRR; from the coding sequence ATGCCGCTCGGCCCGCTCCGTCCCAGCCCGCTCGTCGAGCAGGCCGCGCAGCGGCTGCGCGCGCAGATCGCGGACGGCACCTGGCCGGTCGGGGCGCGGCTGCCCGGCGAGACGACGCTCGCCAGGGAGCTGGGCGTGGGCCGCTCGACCGTGCGCGAGGCGCTGCGCGCCCTCGCGGGCGCCGGGCTCGTCCAGGCGCGGCAGGGCGCGGGCGTGTTCGTCCTCGCGACCGAACCGGAGGAGGACTGGCGGGCCCGGCTGCGCCGCGCGTCGGTCGCCGACGTGTACGAGATCCGCGAGATGATCGAGGGGCGCGCCACCGAGCTGGCCGCCGTCCGCCGCACCGACGCCGACCTGGCCGCGATCGACCGCGCCCTCGCCGCCCGGGACGCCGCCCGCCCGGCCGACGCCGCCGCGGGCCCGCAGGTCGAGGCGTTCATCGACGCCGACATCGCCCTGCACGCGGCGATCGTCCGGGCCGCGCACAACCCGATCCTGACCGACCTGTTCGCCGAGTTCGTCCCCGTCCTGCGCGAGGGCCTGCTCGAGCTGGCGTCGTTCGTGGACGTCCGCCGCCACGACCTCGACCACGGACGGGACGCGCACGCCGCGCTGGTCGAGGCCGTGCGCGACCGCGACCCGGCCGCCGCCGCCCGCATCATCGCCGCCGAGCTGGAGCAGACCCTCACCGGCCTGCGCCGCCGCTGA
- the leuA gene encoding 2-isopropylmalate synthase, with product MPSHRYRSVHDRAPSPVPDVDRTWPSRRLEHPPLWVPVDLRDGNQALAEPMDPGRKARMFDLFVAMGFKEIEVGYPSASATDFAFVRRLAETGFPDDVTPVVFTPARRDLIERTFASIEGLPRAVVHLYTATGPAWRDVVLREDRDGVRRLVLDGAADVARRGGPGVRFEFSPETFNFTEPDFALEVCDAVTGLWDASPDRPVVLNLPATVEIATPNVYADQIEYMHRNVARRDSVILSVHPHNDRGTGVACAELAMLAGAQRVEGCLFGNGERTGNVDLVTLALNLHAQGVDPLLDLSDIDEIRRTAEHCNRLPVHERHPYGGDLVYTAFSGTHQDAIAKGMAHHAKRAAELGVPPERAPWDVPYLPIDPADVGRGYEAVIRVNSQSGKGGIAYLLRTGYGLDLPRRLQIEFSRVVQEATDGSGAEVTAGQLWDLFRAEYLDRADAGPVALTGWRTSHTGPARHDFTGTVTVDGRAAEHTGGGNGPIDALTAALAAAGVRVDVLRFAEHSTEAAPSGGASPAVAYAECRVDGAVRWGAGRDTSVLAASVRAVLSAVNRAKTT from the coding sequence ATGCCGTCGCACCGGTACCGCTCCGTGCACGACCGCGCGCCGTCGCCCGTCCCCGACGTCGACCGGACCTGGCCGTCCCGCCGCCTGGAGCACCCGCCGCTGTGGGTGCCGGTCGACCTGCGCGACGGCAACCAGGCGCTCGCCGAACCGATGGATCCCGGCCGCAAGGCCCGCATGTTCGACCTGTTCGTCGCGATGGGCTTCAAGGAGATCGAGGTCGGCTACCCGTCGGCGAGCGCGACCGACTTCGCGTTCGTCCGCCGCCTGGCCGAGACCGGGTTCCCGGACGACGTCACCCCCGTCGTGTTCACGCCCGCGCGCCGCGACCTCATCGAGCGGACGTTCGCCTCCATCGAGGGCCTGCCCCGCGCGGTCGTCCACCTGTACACCGCGACCGGCCCGGCGTGGCGCGACGTCGTCCTGCGCGAGGACCGGGACGGCGTGCGGCGGCTGGTCCTCGACGGCGCCGCGGACGTCGCGCGCCGCGGGGGCCCCGGCGTCCGGTTCGAGTTCTCGCCCGAGACGTTCAACTTCACCGAACCCGACTTCGCGCTCGAGGTCTGCGACGCCGTCACCGGCCTGTGGGACGCCTCCCCCGACCGTCCCGTCGTCCTGAACCTGCCCGCGACCGTCGAGATCGCCACCCCGAACGTGTACGCCGACCAGATCGAGTACATGCACCGCAACGTGGCCCGGCGCGACTCGGTGATCCTCTCGGTGCACCCGCACAACGACCGCGGGACCGGCGTCGCGTGCGCCGAGCTGGCGATGCTCGCGGGCGCCCAGCGCGTCGAGGGGTGCCTGTTCGGCAACGGCGAGCGCACCGGCAACGTCGACCTCGTCACGCTCGCGCTGAACCTGCACGCCCAGGGCGTCGATCCCCTGCTCGACCTCTCCGACATCGACGAGATCCGCCGCACCGCCGAGCACTGCAACCGGCTGCCCGTCCACGAACGCCACCCCTACGGCGGCGACCTCGTCTACACCGCGTTCTCGGGCACGCACCAGGACGCGATCGCCAAGGGCATGGCGCACCACGCGAAGCGCGCCGCCGAACTGGGCGTCCCGCCCGAGCGGGCGCCGTGGGACGTCCCGTACCTGCCGATCGACCCCGCCGACGTGGGCCGCGGGTACGAGGCCGTCATCCGGGTGAACAGCCAGTCCGGCAAGGGCGGCATCGCCTACCTGCTGCGCACCGGGTACGGGCTCGACCTGCCGCGCCGCCTGCAGATCGAGTTCTCCCGCGTGGTGCAGGAGGCGACGGACGGCAGCGGCGCGGAGGTGACCGCCGGGCAGCTGTGGGACCTGTTCCGCGCCGAGTACCTCGACCGCGCCGACGCGGGCCCGGTCGCGCTGACCGGCTGGCGGACGTCGCACACCGGCCCCGCCCGGCACGACTTCACCGGGACCGTGACGGTGGACGGCCGCGCCGCGGAGCACACCGGCGGCGGCAACGGTCCGATCGACGCGCTCACCGCCGCGCTGGCCGCCGCGGGGGTGCGGGTGGACGTGCTCCGCTTCGCCGAGCACTCGACCGAGGCGGCGCCGTCCGGCGGCGCGTCCCCCGCCGTCGCCTACGCCGAGTGCCGCGTCGACGGCGCCGTCCGCTGGGGCGCGGGCCGCGACACCTCGGTCCTGGCCGCGTCCGTGCGCGCCGTCCTGTCGGCGGTGAACCGGGCGAAGACGACGTAG
- a CDS encoding peptidoglycan-binding protein — MTTPEYKPPVLKFPPPTRTATVRTWQQQMRDRGWHIAVDGVYGEESKRLCANFQMEHRLEIDGIVGPITWKATWEAASTTPPQAPDRTLQRGDFNNEHVRKWQRQVNNRGWPKLQVDGDFGPQTESVCKELQRFKQLPVTGKVDHDTWDAAWLEKVPVAAM, encoded by the coding sequence ATGACGACACCGGAATACAAGCCGCCGGTGCTGAAGTTCCCGCCGCCCACCCGGACCGCCACCGTCCGGACGTGGCAGCAGCAGATGCGGGATCGCGGCTGGCACATCGCCGTGGACGGCGTCTACGGCGAGGAGAGCAAGCGGCTGTGCGCCAACTTCCAGATGGAGCACCGCCTGGAGATCGACGGCATCGTGGGCCCGATCACCTGGAAGGCCACCTGGGAGGCCGCGAGCACCACTCCGCCGCAGGCGCCCGACCGCACGCTGCAGCGGGGCGACTTCAACAACGAGCACGTCCGGAAGTGGCAGCGCCAGGTGAACAACCGCGGCTGGCCGAAGCTCCAGGTCGACGGCGATTTCGGGCCGCAGACCGAGAGCGTCTGCAAGGAGCTGCAGCGGTTCAAGCAGCTGCCGGTGACCGGCAAGGTCGATCATGACACCTGGGACGCGGCCTGGCTGGAGAAGGTCCCCGTGGCGGCCATGTGA
- a CDS encoding DNA/RNA non-specific endonuclease: MRLLEREQERRQREAAAQRVAERAAERRGNERVLASPGGVAEADTPERIAERIDRLNRFYGDGNLVEPAGAAPAARLEKIINTVDYVGVRYLDAGVVAARTVGRVDIRDGRGRTAGYGTGSMVSSSLLLTNHHVLPDVETARASVIEFDYQDGVDGRPLAPRTFPLDPDRFFVADAELDFALVAVMSPDGGLAGYGHNRLVEAAGKTIIGEFVTIIQHPRGDKKQVSLRENKIVDVPERHLHYAADTEPGSSGSPVFNDQWEVVALHHASVPVPEQQELGGFVNEGVRISRVCRAIREAPLSPEQRALADELFARERIEQAVTASAPAAVPVPLAAAAPSDGLKLVVPGPIDITLRLADGDGDGRVAGERAATALEAGYSDREGYDPAFLARPLPLPVPSPDLAALVSAELRYHHFSVVMHRQRKLALFTACNIDGGQARRPRRDRDRWSFDPRLPAAEQAGEELYGDPELDRGHLVRRLDPAWGTEARAGAACADTFHYTNASPQHHDFNAGATLWLGLEDYVLRNADNRDLTVSVFTGPVLAPDDDVHRGIGLPRQFWKIVAMTREDGALSVTGYLLSQAALIAGLPGEEEFSYGAYRTYQVPVRSIGTLTDLNLDAHVQADPLEGREAFPVPREVVRPEDLVL, from the coding sequence ATGAGACTGCTGGAGCGGGAGCAGGAGCGGCGGCAGCGGGAAGCGGCCGCGCAGCGGGTGGCGGAGCGCGCCGCGGAGCGGCGGGGTAACGAACGGGTGCTGGCCTCGCCGGGCGGAGTCGCCGAGGCCGACACGCCGGAGCGGATCGCCGAGCGGATCGACCGGCTCAACCGGTTCTACGGCGACGGGAACCTGGTGGAGCCGGCCGGGGCGGCTCCGGCGGCGCGCCTCGAGAAGATCATCAACACGGTCGACTACGTCGGCGTGCGCTACCTGGACGCGGGGGTGGTCGCCGCGCGAACCGTCGGGCGGGTCGACATCCGGGACGGCCGCGGCCGGACGGCGGGGTACGGCACCGGATCCATGGTCTCCTCCAGCCTGCTGCTGACCAACCACCACGTGCTCCCCGACGTCGAAACGGCCCGCGCCAGCGTCATCGAGTTCGACTACCAGGACGGCGTGGACGGACGGCCGCTCGCGCCCCGGACGTTCCCGCTCGACCCGGACCGCTTCTTCGTCGCCGACGCCGAGCTCGACTTCGCCCTGGTCGCGGTGATGTCGCCGGACGGCGGGCTCGCGGGGTACGGCCACAACCGGCTGGTCGAGGCGGCGGGCAAGACGATCATCGGGGAGTTCGTCACGATCATCCAGCATCCGCGCGGGGACAAGAAGCAGGTCTCGCTTCGGGAGAACAAGATCGTCGACGTTCCCGAGCGGCACCTGCACTACGCGGCCGACACCGAGCCCGGGTCGTCCGGCTCACCGGTGTTCAACGACCAGTGGGAGGTCGTCGCGCTGCACCACGCGAGCGTCCCCGTGCCCGAGCAGCAGGAGCTCGGCGGTTTCGTCAACGAGGGGGTGCGCATCAGCCGCGTCTGCCGGGCGATCCGGGAGGCGCCGCTGTCCCCGGAGCAGCGCGCGCTCGCCGACGAGCTCTTCGCCCGCGAACGGATCGAGCAGGCCGTCACCGCTTCCGCGCCCGCGGCGGTGCCCGTCCCGCTCGCCGCCGCCGCGCCGTCCGACGGGCTGAAGCTCGTCGTCCCGGGGCCGATCGACATCACGCTGCGGCTCGCGGACGGTGACGGGGACGGGCGGGTCGCGGGCGAGCGGGCGGCGACGGCGCTCGAAGCCGGCTACAGCGACCGGGAGGGCTACGATCCCGCGTTCCTGGCCCGCCCGCTCCCGCTGCCCGTGCCGTCGCCCGACCTGGCGGCCCTCGTCTCGGCGGAACTGCGCTACCACCACTTCAGCGTCGTCATGCACCGGCAGCGGAAACTCGCGCTGTTCACCGCCTGCAACATCGACGGCGGGCAGGCGCGGCGGCCGCGCCGTGACCGGGACCGCTGGTCCTTCGACCCCCGGCTGCCCGCCGCCGAGCAGGCGGGCGAGGAGCTCTACGGCGACCCCGAGCTCGACCGCGGCCACCTCGTCCGCCGCCTCGACCCGGCCTGGGGCACCGAAGCGCGGGCCGGGGCCGCCTGCGCCGACACCTTCCACTACACCAACGCCTCCCCGCAGCACCACGATTTCAACGCCGGCGCGACGCTCTGGCTCGGCCTCGAGGACTACGTCCTGCGCAACGCCGACAACCGCGACCTGACCGTCAGCGTGTTCACCGGCCCGGTCCTGGCCCCGGACGACGACGTCCACCGCGGGATCGGCCTGCCCCGCCAGTTCTGGAAGATCGTCGCGATGACGCGGGAGGACGGCGCGCTGTCGGTGACCGGCTACCTGCTCAGCCAGGCGGCGCTCATCGCCGGCCTCCCCGGCGAGGAGGAGTTCTCGTACGGCGCGTACCGGACTTACCAGGTCCCGGTGCGCAGCATCGGCACCCTGACGGACCTGAACCTGGACGCGCACGTCCAGGCCGATCCGCTGGAGGGACGGGAGGCGTTCCCCGTACCCCGCGAAGTGGTCCGTCCCGAAGACCTCGTCCTTTGA
- a CDS encoding DUF4236 domain-containing protein — MGWHYRKSIRLGPFRLNLSRAGVGHSVGARGARYTRSAHGHRYLTLRIPGTGLSWRRRIRSGSRRTTRRR, encoded by the coding sequence ATGGGATGGCATTACCGAAAATCGATCCGACTCGGACCCTTCCGCCTCAACCTGTCGCGGGCCGGCGTCGGGCACAGCGTCGGCGCGCGCGGTGCCCGCTACACGCGTTCCGCGCACGGGCACCGCTACCTCACCCTCCGGATCCCCGGGACGGGCCTGTCCTGGCGCCGCCGTATCCGCAGCGGTTCCCGCCGCACCACCCGCCGCCGCTGA
- a CDS encoding Xaa-Pro dipeptidyl-peptidase, which translates to MEIIPYYREARLARRPLRRTGRTAALAVLTGAALAAGGGTAALARTAPEIVVRDGATQPAFSYEDAIREHVFVQSEVDSDRDGELDRVAVDIVRPRETEQGLKVPVIMDESPYYDNAGRGNEGERKSYDANGDPLKFPLFYDNYFVPRGYAYLAVDMIGTTRSDGCPVSGGPADVLGGKAVVDWLNGRAQAFRADGTPVEAGWTTGSTAMIGKSYDGTLANGVAAMGVEGLETIVPITAISGWYNYSRMNGVKYWTDEQPWLAGYVDTDPPEKCAAVNADLDAGEDDATGNYNDYWKTTDYRHGTITRASKVRASVFAIHAVNDLNVKGDHFSLWWEELAQHDVERKVWLTQRGHVDPFDFRRDEWVRTLHRWFDHELHGVDNGITDEPRADIEVGPDEWITQDDWPSRDGETVILRPRDDGTLAQQRTPKGSTAAFTDAAGPEGHGYSEGAMVEDPTADRPYRAAFVSGPLPDDGRLSGTPDVRLRVKLDEPTANVTALLVDYGTAERVDHLGPGSGIETLDTESCHGASTAFDDACYRETRVTTTTSPVNVIARGWLDVQNHDSLSDPEPLTPGEFEDVRWETLSQEYVLKKGHRLGLILAGTDADYNTETPTGATVTVDLASSSIRFPVVATTGDAPADLVVPRPKSVWRGPAEVSLPVQERRFH; encoded by the coding sequence GTGGAGATCATTCCTTACTACCGGGAGGCCAGGTTGGCCAGGAGACCCCTGAGACGGACCGGGCGGACGGCCGCGCTCGCCGTACTGACCGGTGCGGCGCTCGCGGCGGGCGGCGGGACGGCGGCGCTCGCCCGCACGGCGCCCGAGATCGTGGTGCGGGACGGCGCGACCCAGCCCGCCTTCTCCTACGAGGACGCGATCCGCGAGCACGTGTTCGTCCAGTCGGAGGTGGACAGCGACCGGGACGGCGAACTCGACCGCGTCGCCGTGGACATCGTCCGTCCGCGGGAGACCGAGCAGGGCCTCAAGGTCCCGGTCATCATGGACGAGAGCCCGTACTACGACAACGCGGGGCGCGGCAACGAGGGCGAGCGCAAGTCCTACGACGCGAACGGCGACCCGCTGAAGTTCCCCCTGTTCTACGACAACTACTTCGTCCCGCGCGGCTACGCGTACCTCGCGGTGGACATGATCGGGACGACCCGGTCCGACGGCTGCCCGGTGAGCGGCGGGCCGGCGGACGTGCTCGGCGGCAAGGCGGTCGTCGACTGGCTGAACGGGCGCGCGCAGGCGTTCCGCGCGGACGGCACGCCGGTCGAGGCCGGCTGGACCACCGGCAGCACCGCGATGATCGGCAAGTCCTACGACGGGACGCTCGCGAACGGGGTCGCGGCGATGGGCGTCGAGGGGCTGGAGACGATCGTCCCGATCACGGCGATCAGCGGCTGGTACAACTACAGCCGGATGAACGGCGTGAAGTACTGGACGGACGAGCAGCCGTGGCTCGCGGGCTACGTCGACACCGATCCGCCCGAGAAGTGCGCGGCGGTGAACGCCGACCTCGACGCGGGCGAGGACGACGCCACGGGCAACTACAACGACTACTGGAAGACGACCGACTACCGGCACGGGACGATCACGCGGGCGAGCAAGGTGCGCGCGAGCGTCTTCGCGATCCACGCCGTGAACGACCTCAACGTCAAGGGCGACCACTTCTCGCTGTGGTGGGAGGAGCTCGCGCAGCACGACGTCGAGCGAAAGGTGTGGCTGACGCAGCGCGGGCACGTCGACCCGTTCGACTTCCGCCGGGACGAGTGGGTCCGGACGCTGCACCGCTGGTTCGACCACGAACTGCACGGCGTCGACAACGGGATCACCGACGAGCCGCGCGCCGACATCGAGGTCGGGCCGGACGAGTGGATCACCCAGGACGACTGGCCGTCGCGGGACGGCGAGACGGTGATCCTGCGGCCCCGCGACGACGGGACGCTCGCGCAGCAGCGCACCCCGAAGGGGTCGACGGCGGCGTTCACCGACGCGGCCGGACCCGAGGGCCACGGGTACTCCGAGGGCGCGATGGTCGAGGACCCGACGGCCGACCGCCCGTACCGGGCGGCGTTCGTGTCGGGCCCGCTGCCGGACGACGGCCGGTTGTCGGGCACCCCGGACGTCCGGCTGCGCGTCAAGCTCGACGAGCCGACGGCGAACGTGACGGCGCTGCTCGTCGACTACGGGACGGCCGAGCGCGTCGACCATCTCGGGCCCGGCTCGGGCATCGAGACCCTCGACACCGAGAGCTGCCACGGCGCGAGCACCGCGTTCGACGACGCCTGCTACCGGGAGACGCGCGTCACCACGACGACCTCGCCGGTCAACGTGATCGCGCGCGGCTGGCTGGACGTGCAGAACCACGACTCGCTGAGCGATCCGGAACCGCTGACGCCGGGCGAGTTCGAGGACGTCCGGTGGGAGACGCTGAGCCAGGAGTACGTCCTGAAGAAGGGCCACCGGCTCGGGCTGATCCTGGCCGGGACGGACGCGGACTACAACACCGAGACGCCCACCGGCGCGACGGTGACCGTGGACCTGGCGTCCAGCTCGATCCGGTTCCCGGTGGTGGCGACGACCGGGGACGCCCCGGCGGACCTCGTCGTCCCGCGCCCGAAGTCGGTGTGGCGGGGCCCGGCCGAGGTGAGCCTCCCGGTGCAGGAGCGCCGGTTCCACTGA
- a CDS encoding DNA polymerase domain-containing protein produces MASPFIEIPVGDRLVKVSNPDKPYFPEHGYTKRQLVEYYLAVGEGILRATRDRPTTLERWPAGVFEGAKMATREDYARGQAGMGAGKSDAFYQKRIPKGAPDWVPTARIAFPSGRSADEVAPSEVAVIAWAANLGTLTFHPWPVRKGDVDHPDELRIDLDPQPGTGFADAVRVALGPARELLGELGYTGYVKTSGKAGVHIYVRIEPRWTFTEVRRAALAFGREVERRAPAEVTTRWWKEERGEQVFIDFNQNARDRTIASAYSVRPAPHAPVSAPVTWDELADVDPRDLTIATMPGRFAEIGDLHAGIDGAAFSLERLLEMADRDENDHGLGDMPYPPNYPKMPGEPKRVQPSKDTDQN; encoded by the coding sequence ATGGCCTCGCCCTTCATCGAGATCCCGGTCGGGGATCGGCTCGTCAAGGTGTCCAATCCCGACAAGCCGTACTTCCCGGAGCACGGATACACCAAGCGGCAGCTGGTGGAGTACTACCTCGCCGTGGGGGAGGGCATCCTGCGCGCCACCCGCGACCGGCCGACGACGCTGGAGCGCTGGCCCGCCGGGGTGTTCGAGGGCGCCAAGATGGCCACCCGGGAGGACTACGCGCGCGGGCAGGCGGGAATGGGCGCGGGCAAGTCCGACGCGTTCTACCAGAAGCGGATCCCCAAGGGCGCGCCCGACTGGGTGCCCACGGCGCGGATCGCGTTCCCCAGCGGCAGGTCCGCCGACGAGGTGGCGCCGTCCGAGGTCGCGGTGATCGCCTGGGCGGCCAACCTCGGCACGCTGACGTTCCACCCGTGGCCGGTCCGCAAGGGCGACGTCGACCACCCGGACGAGCTGCGCATCGACCTCGACCCGCAGCCCGGCACCGGCTTCGCGGACGCGGTGCGGGTCGCGCTCGGCCCCGCCCGCGAGCTGCTCGGCGAACTCGGCTACACCGGCTACGTCAAGACGTCCGGCAAGGCGGGCGTGCACATCTACGTGCGGATCGAGCCCCGCTGGACGTTCACCGAGGTGCGGCGGGCCGCGCTCGCGTTCGGCCGCGAGGTGGAGCGCCGCGCCCCGGCGGAGGTCACCACCCGCTGGTGGAAGGAGGAGCGCGGCGAGCAGGTCTTCATCGACTTCAACCAGAACGCCCGCGACCGCACCATCGCCTCCGCCTACAGCGTCCGCCCGGCCCCGCACGCGCCCGTCTCCGCACCCGTGACCTGGGACGAGCTGGCCGACGTCGACCCGCGCGACCTCACCATCGCCACGATGCCCGGCCGGTTCGCCGAGATCGGCGACCTGCACGCGGGCATCGACGGCGCCGCGTTCTCGCTGGAGCGGCTGCTGGAGATGGCCGACCGCGACGAGAACGACCACGGCCTCGGCGACATGCCGTACCCGCCGAACTATCCGAAGATGCCCGGCGAGCCCAAGCGCGTCCAGCCCAGCAAGGACACCGACCAGAACTGA
- the msrB gene encoding peptide-methionine (R)-S-oxide reductase MsrB has translation MEKIRKSEDEWRAQLSPEEYHVLREAGTEKPFTGEYTDTKTVGVYRCRACGTELFRSDTKFESHCGWPSFFAPADSDAVVLRDDRSLGTVRTEVLCATCDSHLGHVFHGEGYDTPTDDRYCINSISMTLEPAE, from the coding sequence ATGGAGAAGATCCGCAAGAGCGAGGACGAGTGGCGGGCCCAGCTGTCGCCGGAGGAGTACCACGTGCTCCGCGAGGCGGGCACCGAGAAGCCGTTCACCGGCGAGTACACCGACACCAAGACCGTCGGTGTCTACCGCTGCCGCGCCTGCGGCACCGAGCTGTTCCGTTCGGACACCAAGTTCGAGAGCCACTGCGGCTGGCCGTCGTTCTTCGCGCCCGCCGACTCCGACGCGGTCGTCCTGCGCGACGACCGCTCCCTCGGCACGGTCCGGACCGAGGTGCTGTGCGCCACGTGCGACTCGCACCTCGGCCACGTGTTCCACGGCGAGGGCTACGACACCCCGACCGACGACCGCTACTGCATCAACTCGATCTCGATGACCCTCGAACCCGCCGAGTGA
- a CDS encoding TIGR04222 domain-containing membrane protein encodes MTGPYEIAFLAGKEERVVQTALLALYERRRVRVSRLTRRVDAVEDDADDTDADELDPVQAALLEEIGHAGTPLADLLVYAAAADAVWDLTEPMVDDGLLGAGSFRGLRPTREGRIVLDAARSGVLDGFPPDGTSPDVARLAALGPSAVEDAKMREVLQNPVPKRVGFRPRGFRSRGWGGTSGAAADRRYGHGGDSGGGGDSGGGGD; translated from the coding sequence ATGACCGGTCCCTACGAGATCGCGTTCCTGGCGGGCAAGGAGGAACGGGTGGTGCAGACGGCACTGCTCGCCCTCTACGAGCGGCGCCGCGTGCGGGTGTCCCGGCTGACGCGCCGCGTGGACGCGGTCGAGGACGACGCCGACGACACCGACGCCGACGAGCTCGACCCGGTGCAGGCGGCGTTACTGGAGGAGATCGGACATGCCGGGACGCCCCTGGCCGATCTGCTCGTGTACGCCGCCGCCGCCGACGCGGTCTGGGACCTCACCGAGCCCATGGTGGACGACGGGCTGCTGGGCGCGGGGTCGTTCCGCGGTCTCCGGCCGACCCGTGAGGGACGCATCGTCCTGGACGCCGCACGAAGCGGCGTCCTGGACGGCTTCCCGCCCGACGGGACGTCCCCGGACGTCGCCCGGCTCGCCGCCCTCGGCCCGTCCGCCGTCGAGGACGCCAAGATGCGCGAGGTTCTCCAGAACCCCGTCCCGAAGCGGGTGGGCTTCCGGCCCCGCGGGTTCCGCTCGCGCGGATGGGGCGGCACGTCCGGCGCCGCCGCCGACCGGCGGTACGGCCATGGCGGCGACTCCGGCGGGGGCGGCGACTCCGGCGGCGGGGGCGACTGA
- the hemQ gene encoding hydrogen peroxide-dependent heme synthase: protein MTESAAKPKARDLNKQIRYTMWSVFRVARQGEIGEKDAAEVQDLLDQAGQKDVTTRGLYDVAGLRADADYMFWWHAPGSDDLQEVYSRFRRTALGRASEPVWSQMALHRPAEFNKSHIPAFLADEEPRAYVCVYPFVRSLEWYLLPDEERRGMLAEHGKMARDYPDVRANTVSAFALGDFEWMLAFEADELHRIVDLMRHLRGAKARLHTREEIPFYTGRRKPLGELIASLP from the coding sequence ATGACCGAGTCCGCGGCGAAGCCGAAGGCACGCGACCTCAACAAGCAGATCCGCTACACCATGTGGTCGGTCTTCCGGGTGGCGCGCCAGGGGGAGATCGGCGAGAAGGACGCCGCCGAGGTGCAGGACCTCCTGGACCAGGCCGGCCAGAAGGACGTCACCACCCGCGGCCTCTACGACGTCGCCGGGCTGCGCGCCGACGCCGACTACATGTTCTGGTGGCACGCGCCCGGCTCCGACGACCTCCAGGAGGTCTACAGCCGGTTCCGCCGCACCGCGCTCGGGCGCGCGAGCGAGCCCGTCTGGTCGCAGATGGCGCTGCACCGCCCGGCGGAGTTCAACAAGAGCCACATCCCCGCGTTCCTCGCCGACGAGGAGCCGCGCGCGTACGTGTGCGTCTACCCGTTCGTCCGGTCCCTGGAGTGGTACCTGCTGCCCGACGAGGAGCGGCGCGGGATGCTCGCCGAGCACGGCAAGATGGCCCGCGACTACCCGGACGTCCGCGCCAACACCGTCTCGGCGTTCGCGCTCGGCGACTTCGAGTGGATGCTCGCGTTCGAGGCCGACGAGCTGCACCGCATCGTCGACCTCATGCGCCACCTGCGCGGCGCCAAGGCCCGGCTGCACACGCGCGAGGAGATCCCGTTCTACACGGGCCGCCGCAAGCCGCTCGGCGAGCTGATCGCGTCCCTCCCGTAG